In the Helicoverpa armigera isolate CAAS_96S chromosome 15, ASM3070526v1, whole genome shotgun sequence genome, one interval contains:
- the LOC126055510 gene encoding ctenidin-1, with protein sequence MAFKIACLVLALAVACYGSPHYGGGNQGYGGGQGGYGGGQGGYGGGQGGFGGNQGSQGGFGGHQGGQSGFGGPQGGQGGFGGPQGGQGFGGQHGDQGFGQGGHGQQGFGQGQGQGGFGGQGGNSGFGSGGHSGHGGHGHQGGYQQHGY encoded by the exons ATGGCTTTCAAA ATCGCTTGCTTGGTCCTGGCACTGGCTGTAGCCTGCTACG GATCCCCTCACTACGGCGGCGGTAACCAAGGTTACGGTGGTGGCCAAGGAGGCTACGGTGGTGGCCAAGGAGGCTACGGTGGCGGCCAAGGCGGTTTCGGCGGCAACCAAGGTAGCCAGGGCGGTTTCGGCGGACACCAGGGCGGTCAGAGCGGTTTTGGCGGGCCCCAAGGCGGCCAGGGTGGTTTTGGTGGGCCCCAAGGAGGCCAAGGCTTCGGAGGACAACACGGTGACCAAGGTTTCGGACAGGGTGGTCATGGACAACAGGGCTTCGGGCAAGGTCAAGGTCAGGGTGGTTTCGGAGGCCAAGGAGGTAACAGTGGCTTTGGATCCGGAGGCCACAGCGGACATGGGGGCCACGGTCACCAAGGAGGCTACCAGCAACACGGATactag
- the LOC110378326 gene encoding uncharacterized protein LOC110378326, translating to MGFKIACLVLTLALACYGFPHYGGGGYGGSKGGYGGNQGGFGGNQGGFGGNQGGFGGNQGGYGGNQGGYGGGPQGGFGGPQGGFNSPQGGFGGPQGGFGQSGPSFGQGTQGLPQHGSNIPSGAFGPGQGGFGGPGSHGSSSGFGGPSGNSGFGSGGSGGYGGHSGHHGGYKTHGWDISKQFDIYCETIVLFVNLCLNNMAFKIACLVLALAVACYGFPHYGGGGYGGNQGGYGGSKGGFGGNEASFGSHQGYTSSQGGYGSAQGGFANPQGGFGSPQGGFGGPQGGFGQSGPSFGQGTQGFPQHGSNIPQGANQGFGPGGPGSFGPGQGGFGGPGPQGGFGGQGPSSGCGIGHGSEGHGDHGSEGHGGHSHHHHGGYKHHGY from the exons ATGGGTTTCAAA aTCGCTTGCTTAGTCCTGACGCTGGCTTTAGCCTGCTACG GATTCCCTCACTACGGCGGAGGTGGCTACGGTGGTAGCAAAGGTGGTTACGGCGGCAACCAAGGTGGTTTCGGTGGAAACCAAGGTGGTTTCGGCGGCAATCAAGGAGGTTTCGGCGGCAACCAAGGTGGCTACGGCGGCAACCAAGGTGGTTATGGTGGCGGCCCCCAGGGCGGTTTCGGTGGACCCCAAGGCGGTTTCAACAGTCCCCAAGGCGGTTTTGGCGGTCCCCAAGGCGGATTTGGACAGAGCGGGCCTAGCTTCGGTCAAGGCACACAGGGATTGCCGCAACACGGATCAAACATTCCTTCGGGAGCCTTTGGTCCTGGCCAGGGTGGTTTTGGCGGACCTGGATCTCATGGAAGTAGCAGTGGATTTGGAGGACCAAGTGGCAACAGTGGCTTTGGGTCTGGAGGCTCAGGAGGCTACGGAGGTCACAGCGGCCACCACGGAGGTTACAAAACACATGGCT GggatatttcaaaacaattcGACATATACTGTGAAACTATCGTGCTATTTGTTAATCTCTGTTTGAACAATATGGCTTTCAAA atCGCTTGCTTGGTCCTGGCATTGGCTGTAGCCTGCTATG GATTCCCTCACTACGGTGGAGGTGGCTACGGCGGCAACCAAGGCGGTTATGGAGGCAGCAAGGGTGGATTCGGCGGCAACGAGGCTAGTTTCGGCAGCCACCAGGGTTACACTAGTTCCCAAGGCGGATACGGCAGTGCCCAAGGCGGTTTTGCCAATCCCCAAGGAGGTTTCGGCAGTCCCCAAGGCGGATTCGGTGGACCCCAAGGTGGATTTGGACAAAGCGGACCTAGCTTCGGACAAGGCACACAAGGATTCCCCCAACACGGATCTAACATTCCTCAGGGAGCCAACCAGGGTTTTGGACCGGGAGGTCCTGGTAGCTTCGGACCTGGCCAAGGTGGTTTTGGCGGACCTGGACCTCAAGGTGGGTTTGGGGGGCAAGGTCCTAGTAGTGGTTGTGGGATTGGCCATGGGTCCGAAGGTCACGGCGACCATGGCTCTGAAGGCCACGGAGGACACAGCCACCACCACCATGGCGGTTACAAACACCATGGCTATTAG